A genomic region of Capnocytophaga canimorsus contains the following coding sequences:
- the ftsZ gene encoding cell division protein FtsZ, translating to MSTNTNPMEGFSFDLPKNKSNVIKVIGIGGGGGNAVNHMHVEGIKGVDYVICNTDAQALENSPVTNKIQLGVSLTEGLGAGANPEVGEKAAEESLEQIRKMLETNTKMVFITAGMGGGTGTGAAPVIAKLAKDMGILTVGIVTSPFAYEGKKRSDQAQAGIEKLRKNVDSLIVINNNKLAEIYGDLGIKESYAKADEILLKGAKGMAEVISKHYIINIDLHDARTVLENGGTAIMGSAIADGENRAADAIMGALNSPLLNDNRIVGAKNALLLIVFGKKQASQREVEEINNYIQMQAGENMTDIIMGIGEDESLGDALSVTVIATGFDADQQHKIVNTDPKKIIHTLDEEQVAMHDLTTRSPYQQTVMGLDFDMPRFENREEATPTQQPQVSFESNPAAQKVESKRFSPQQEALFNIGVQYELVRVENQEFHIIDKPSEPEVKPTVVKQPQTIKTTVQQSSNTETIYKEPEKPQTVVFNLVEEKTTIPAPKKELSIPQPEINQNGQIVHSLEDYMEFEEKLSKADINTNSIIKENELYQEQKESDISFEVKIDENGQTRIFDDVEKETIDPMNSTISEVLRTRTRPNVLKTYNHKFNISGQSEFEEKKPSRMSFGVDSSGEIQIRTNNSYLHDNVD from the coding sequence ATTAAAGTGATTGGTATTGGTGGCGGTGGCGGAAACGCGGTTAATCATATGCACGTTGAAGGCATAAAAGGTGTGGATTATGTAATTTGTAACACCGACGCTCAAGCCCTTGAAAATAGCCCAGTTACTAATAAAATTCAATTAGGAGTTTCCTTAACCGAAGGATTAGGCGCTGGTGCAAACCCCGAGGTGGGTGAAAAAGCTGCCGAAGAAAGCTTGGAGCAAATCCGTAAAATGCTAGAAACTAACACTAAAATGGTTTTTATCACCGCAGGAATGGGTGGTGGTACGGGTACAGGAGCTGCTCCGGTTATCGCTAAATTAGCAAAGGATATGGGTATTCTTACTGTGGGTATTGTTACCTCGCCTTTTGCTTATGAAGGAAAAAAACGAAGCGACCAAGCCCAAGCAGGTATCGAAAAGCTACGCAAAAACGTAGATTCCCTCATCGTTATTAACAACAACAAATTAGCTGAAATTTATGGTGATTTGGGCATCAAAGAAAGCTATGCAAAGGCTGACGAAATTTTGCTTAAAGGCGCCAAAGGTATGGCAGAGGTAATTAGTAAACACTATATTATCAATATTGACTTACACGATGCTCGTACCGTTTTAGAAAACGGAGGCACAGCGATAATGGGTTCAGCAATAGCCGATGGCGAAAACAGAGCTGCCGACGCCATTATGGGCGCTTTAAATTCTCCTCTTTTGAATGACAACCGCATTGTAGGGGCTAAAAATGCGTTACTGCTTATCGTTTTCGGTAAGAAACAAGCCTCACAGCGCGAAGTAGAAGAAATTAACAATTACATTCAAATGCAAGCGGGCGAAAATATGACTGATATCATTATGGGAATTGGAGAAGACGAAAGCTTAGGAGATGCCCTTTCCGTTACAGTAATCGCCACTGGATTTGACGCCGATCAGCAACACAAGATAGTAAATACCGACCCCAAAAAGATTATCCATACCCTTGATGAAGAGCAAGTGGCTATGCACGATTTAACCACTCGTAGCCCTTACCAGCAAACCGTGATGGGACTTGATTTTGATATGCCTCGTTTTGAAAACAGAGAGGAAGCGACACCAACTCAACAGCCTCAAGTCTCTTTTGAGAGTAATCCTGCAGCCCAAAAAGTTGAAAGCAAACGCTTTTCACCGCAACAGGAAGCCCTTTTCAACATTGGGGTACAATACGAATTAGTTCGAGTAGAAAATCAAGAATTCCACATCATTGATAAACCTTCTGAACCCGAAGTAAAACCTACTGTGGTAAAACAGCCTCAAACCATAAAAACCACAGTACAGCAAAGCTCTAATACCGAAACCATTTATAAAGAACCTGAAAAACCTCAAACGGTAGTATTTAACTTGGTAGAGGAAAAAACCACAATACCAGCACCTAAAAAGGAATTAAGCATTCCTCAACCAGAAATCAATCAAAACGGACAAATCGTTCATTCCTTAGAAGACTATATGGAATTTGAAGAAAAACTTTCAAAAGCCGATATAAATACAAACAGCATTATAAAGGAAAACGAATTATATCAAGAACAAAAAGAATCTGATATTTCTTTTGAAGTAAAGATTGATGAAAATGGGCAAACTCGTATTTTTGACGATGTTGAAAAAGAGACCATTGACCCTATGAATAGCACCATATCAGAAGTTTTACGCACCCGTACCCGACCCAATGTACTGAAAACCTATAATCACAAATTCAACATTTCGGGACAAAGTGAATTTGAAGAAAAAAAACCTTCACGTATGTCTTTTGGAGTGGACAGCTCTGGAGAAATTCAAATCAGAACCAATAATTCTTACCTACACGACAATGTAGACTAA
- a CDS encoding helix-turn-helix domain-containing protein, translating to MLQNSNMSMAEIADACGFENANYFTRLFKKEFGMTPSQFQKMI from the coding sequence ATGCTTCAAAATAGTAATATGTCAATGGCTGAAATCGCTGATGCTTGTGGTTTTGAAAACGCTAATTATTTTACACGTCTTTTCAAAAAAGAATTCGGAATGACACCTTCTCAATTTCAAAAAATGATTTGA
- a CDS encoding sigma-54 interaction domain-containing protein codes for MEYNIQTIKQRFGIIGNDLKLNRAIEKAIQVAPTDISVLVTGESGVGKEAIPRIIHSLSHRKHGKYIAVNCGAIPEGTIDSELFGHEKGAFTGATATRSGYFEEADGGTIFLDEVGELPLTTQVRLLRVLENGEFIKVGSSVVQKTNVRIVAATNVNMFDAIKKGRFREDLYYRLSTVEIHLPPLRERKDDVYLLFRKFASDFAQKYKMPTIKLTDDAAQMLTHYHWAGNIRQLRNVAEQISVLEQKREIGVATLRSYLPDEGAHLPMVTATNRSESDFGSEREILYKVLFDMKNDLNDLKKLTLELLQHGNSQKVQDENKTLIHKIYGETPDFSEPSPAVSIIAVNEPKSSGVKLPQTQDYDYVEDIEEEILSLQDKERELIIKALERNEGKRKEAAKELGISERTLYRKIKQYDLDL; via the coding sequence ATGGAATACAACATTCAAACCATAAAGCAGCGTTTTGGTATTATAGGTAATGATTTGAAACTCAATCGTGCCATAGAAAAAGCCATTCAAGTAGCACCTACTGATATTTCCGTTTTGGTTACGGGCGAAAGCGGTGTGGGGAAGGAAGCTATTCCGCGTATTATTCACTCGCTTTCTCACCGAAAACACGGAAAATACATAGCTGTGAATTGCGGGGCTATTCCTGAAGGAACCATTGATTCGGAGTTGTTTGGTCACGAAAAAGGTGCTTTTACTGGGGCAACAGCTACTCGTAGTGGGTATTTTGAGGAGGCTGACGGGGGTACCATTTTCTTAGATGAAGTAGGGGAGTTGCCTTTAACCACACAAGTGCGTTTGTTGCGTGTACTTGAAAATGGCGAGTTTATAAAAGTAGGCTCGTCGGTGGTGCAGAAAACCAACGTTCGTATTGTAGCTGCAACTAACGTTAATATGTTTGATGCTATAAAAAAAGGGCGTTTTCGTGAGGACTTATACTATCGATTGAGTACCGTTGAAATCCATCTTCCGCCACTGCGCGAACGTAAAGACGATGTGTATCTGCTTTTCAGAAAGTTTGCTTCCGATTTTGCTCAAAAATATAAAATGCCGACGATTAAACTTACTGATGATGCCGCTCAAATGCTTACTCATTATCATTGGGCGGGGAACATACGCCAACTTAGAAACGTCGCCGAGCAAATATCGGTTTTGGAGCAAAAACGGGAGATAGGAGTCGCTACTTTACGCTCGTATTTGCCCGATGAAGGGGCACATCTTCCTATGGTGACGGCAACCAATCGCTCCGAAAGTGATTTTGGTAGTGAGCGAGAAATTCTTTATAAGGTTTTGTTCGATATGAAAAACGATTTGAACGACCTTAAAAAGCTTACTTTGGAATTGCTACAGCACGGAAATTCGCAAAAAGTGCAAGATGAAAATAAAACCCTTATTCATAAAATTTACGGCGAAACTCCAGATTTTTCTGAGCCAAGCCCCGCCGTATCTATCATTGCTGTAAATGAACCTAAATCTTCTGGGGTTAAACTGCCACAAACGCAAGATTATGATTATGTGGAGGATATAGAAGAAGAAATACTCTCTTTGCAAGATAAAGAACGCGAACTTATTATCAAGGCTTTGGAACGTAATGAAGGCAAACGTAAAGAGGCTGCTAAAGAGTTAGGAATCTCTGAACGCACCCTTTATCGTAAAATCAAGCAATACGATTTGGATTTATAA
- the gltX gene encoding glutamate--tRNA ligase encodes MSKKVRVRFAPSPTGALHIGGVRTALFNYLFAKKHGGDFLLRIEDTDQNRYVEGAEKYIIDALNWCGIPYDEGVGKEGKHAPYRQSERKAIYKQYAETLIKNGWAYYAFDTAESLENQRKSHEEAGKTFIYNWHNRQKLANSLALSAEETQKRLERGDDYVIRFKMPEQEILHMHDLIRGEVVVDTQTLDDKILFKSDGMPTYHLANIVDDHLMEISHVIRGEEWLPSLPLHLLLYRAFGWEAPTFAHLPLILKPVGNGKLSKRDGQKLGFPVFPMQWKDASSGDILKGFKEEGYLPEALINFLALLGWNPGNDTELFSIEQLITLFDLERVHKAGARFDPEKIKWFNHQYLQQKPVNELAEDFRKILEEKNIKTENAVIEKVIQLIRERASFVADFWDLSSFFFVAPSHYDEKALKKQWKENTAEIFREVTNLLRNSENFTSEPLEALVKNYIEAHKYGLGQVMPPLRLALVGEMKGPHIFDIMEIIGKEETISRLLRFLEKAEG; translated from the coding sequence ATGTCAAAAAAAGTTCGTGTTCGTTTTGCTCCAAGTCCTACAGGAGCATTACATATTGGAGGGGTTCGTACCGCTTTATTTAATTATTTATTTGCTAAAAAACACGGTGGTGATTTTCTATTACGTATTGAAGATACCGACCAAAACAGATATGTTGAAGGCGCTGAGAAATACATTATTGACGCCTTAAATTGGTGCGGAATTCCGTATGATGAAGGGGTTGGAAAAGAAGGAAAACACGCCCCTTACCGCCAAAGTGAGCGCAAGGCAATTTACAAACAATATGCCGAAACCCTCATTAAAAACGGATGGGCTTACTATGCTTTTGACACAGCAGAATCTTTGGAAAACCAACGAAAAAGCCACGAAGAAGCTGGTAAAACATTCATCTACAACTGGCACAACCGCCAAAAATTAGCCAACTCGTTAGCATTATCCGCCGAAGAAACCCAAAAAAGACTCGAACGTGGCGATGATTACGTTATTCGTTTTAAAATGCCAGAGCAAGAAATCCTTCATATGCACGACCTCATCCGAGGAGAAGTAGTGGTGGACACTCAAACCCTTGATGATAAGATACTTTTCAAAAGCGATGGTATGCCTACCTACCATTTAGCAAACATTGTGGACGACCACCTAATGGAAATTTCACACGTTATCCGTGGGGAAGAATGGTTACCTTCACTCCCCTTACACCTGCTTTTGTATCGTGCTTTTGGATGGGAAGCCCCCACATTTGCACACCTTCCGCTGATTTTAAAACCCGTAGGAAACGGAAAGCTCAGCAAACGCGACGGACAAAAACTCGGTTTCCCCGTTTTTCCAATGCAATGGAAAGATGCCTCATCAGGCGATATTTTAAAAGGATTTAAAGAAGAAGGCTACTTACCTGAAGCTCTCATCAACTTTTTAGCTCTTTTAGGCTGGAATCCAGGCAATGATACCGAACTATTCTCCATCGAGCAGTTGATAACATTATTTGATTTAGAACGCGTTCATAAAGCTGGTGCTCGTTTTGACCCCGAAAAAATAAAATGGTTCAATCATCAATATCTACAACAAAAACCAGTAAATGAACTCGCTGAAGACTTCCGAAAAATACTTGAAGAAAAAAACATCAAAACCGAAAATGCGGTTATTGAAAAAGTAATCCAACTCATCAGAGAACGCGCCTCTTTTGTAGCCGATTTTTGGGATTTGAGCAGCTTCTTTTTCGTAGCACCATCACATTATGATGAAAAAGCCCTAAAAAAACAATGGAAAGAAAACACAGCAGAAATATTCCGTGAGGTAACTAATTTACTGCGAAATTCAGAAAATTTCACCTCCGAACCTCTTGAAGCTTTGGTTAAAAACTATATCGAAGCCCATAAATACGGACTCGGACAAGTGATGCCCCCTTTACGTTTAGCATTAGTGGGGGAAATGAAAGGTCCGCATATTTTTGATATTATGGAAATCATTGGCAAAGAAGAAACCATCAGCCGACTACTTCGTTTTTTAGAAAAAGCGGAAGGGTAA
- a CDS encoding DUF4254 domain-containing protein, translating to MFSQNAFKIFDESIEKYHILDDVYQPFANPYPSDSVEHLLYRKNWIDTVQWHYEDIIRDPQIDPVAALDLKRKIDASNQDRTDTVEYIDSYFLHKYKDVKPLQGATINTESPAWAVDRLSILALKIYHMREEVQRPDATEAHREACQKKLDVLLEQKQDLSQALDQLLQDISQGKKYMKVYKQMKMYNDEELNPVLRKK from the coding sequence ATGTTCAGTCAGAATGCCTTTAAGATATTTGATGAAAGTATTGAAAAGTACCATATATTAGATGATGTTTACCAGCCTTTTGCTAATCCGTATCCTTCTGATTCGGTAGAGCATTTGCTGTATCGGAAAAATTGGATAGATACTGTGCAATGGCATTACGAAGATATTATTAGAGACCCGCAGATTGACCCTGTGGCTGCTCTGGATTTGAAACGTAAAATTGATGCTTCCAATCAAGATCGTACCGATACCGTGGAGTACATCGATAGCTATTTTTTGCATAAATACAAAGATGTGAAACCTCTTCAGGGGGCTACTATCAATACCGAAAGCCCCGCGTGGGCAGTAGATAGACTCTCTATCCTCGCTTTGAAAATATATCATATGCGTGAAGAAGTGCAACGCCCTGATGCCACTGAGGCACATCGTGAGGCTTGTCAAAAAAAATTAGATGTGCTTTTGGAGCAGAAACAAGACCTTTCACAGGCATTAGACCAACTCTTGCAGGATATTTCGCAGGGTAAAAAATATATGAAGGTGTACAAGCAAATGAAAATGTACAACGACGAGGAACTAAATCCTGTTTTGAGAAAAAAATAG